A stretch of Lactuca sativa cultivar Salinas chromosome 6, Lsat_Salinas_v11, whole genome shotgun sequence DNA encodes these proteins:
- the LOC111890145 gene encoding receptor-like protein EIX2, translating into MYHCVFIIFSLLLPSLETTIANQLVVVGGGDDNVVINKCLDKEIHALLHFKALLKDPNGILSTWKDDKHNCCKWLGVTCNNQTGHVTGLDIGLCSLEGEISHSLANLTYLNHLDLSGNSFHGTIPRSIGSLTELRFLSLSNNSLYGTIPPEFGNLTNLQWLYLGFVGRCRVENPEWLSGLSYLEELVMNGISLAKATHWVDVILSLRKLNFLSLQSCELSQVMYPYSSSFLNSSSSIEVLGLVNNNLTSSMYHWLFPLTSNKLHELYLSRNMLDGIPNYLGNLCSLKTFFFMNNSVVVKFPDFLKNLSGCTSLALQSLDASYSQFTGSLSDDIQKFSSLNILSLSHNHLNGTISGKLWELPKLKVLDVSFNYLRGAISENIGKSKAIIINLSKNSIEGVASTDHMSNLSHIEYAGMSSCKLGPNFPKWIQTFKNLTRLDISNNGISDTIPLGFWDMWPSKLTHLNLSSNNISGQVPDLSSNFDYRSVIDLSSNRFYGPIPNVSSTLVSLNLSRNKFSGEISLLCQIVGGLLQFLDLSDNFLTGQLPDCVWHFKDLKVLNLGNNYLSGMLPTSLGYLVQLEALYLFNNNFSGELSLSLKNCTKLNFLDLGANKFFGNIPVWIGESLSGLYALILRSNHFFGTIPLQLCQLQKLQILDLSMNHLHGTIPSCLNNLTSMVQYGFSQVDNVHHHFSWSIDIFSFDAAYVDHAMIMWQGAEREFIRNLGLLKSIDLSSNNLTGKIPYELTDLYELFALNLSKNNILGEIPSQIGLMKKLLALDLSRNNLSGGIPSSMTQMTFLGYLDVSCNNLSGKIPSSTQLQSFEPSRYNGNTGLCGPPLNKKCPGDEKPEVPPVIGRSEGDGEGVDEVERWFYIGGGTGFVTGFWIACGALLLNRQGRHAFFQFYDSFKGWVYAKVVVLIANLQKVVHK; encoded by the coding sequence ATGTATCAttgtgtttttataattttctcaCTTCTCTTGCCAAGTCTTGAGACTACAATCGCTAACCAATTGGTAGTAGTTGGAGGAGGTGATGATAATGTTGTTATAAACAAGTGTTTGGATAAGGAGATACATGCTCTCCTTCATTTCAAAGCCCTCCTTAAAGACCCCAATGGTATTCTCTCTACATGGAAAGATGACAAACATAACTGCTGTAAATGGCTTGGAGTCACATGCAACAACCAAACCGGTCATGTCACAGGGCTTGATATCGGTTTGTGTAGTCTTGAAGGTGAGATTAGCCATTCATTGGCTAACTTAACCTACTTGAATCATCTTGATCTTTCTGGCAATTCTTTTCATGGAACCATTCCCAGGTCCATTGGTTCCTTGACTGAACTAAGGTTCCTTAGCCTATCAAATAACTCTCTTTATGGAACCATTCCTCCAGAGTTTGGAAACCTCACCAACTTGCAATGGCTTTACCTTGGATTTGTTGGAAGATGTAGAGTTGAAAACCCAGAGTGGTTGTCTGGCCTATCTTATCTGGAGGAGCTTGTCATGAATGGGATTTCTTTGGCTAAAGCAACTCACTGGGTGGATGTCATTTTGAGTCTACGGAAACTAAATTTCTTGAGTTTGCAGAGTTGTGAGCTCTCACAGGTCATGTATCCGTATTCTTCTTCATTTCTCAACTCTTCTTCATCTATTGAAGTCCTTGGTCTTGTAAACAACAATCTCACCTCATCCATGTATCATTGGTTGTTCCCATTAACCAGCAATAAGCTTCATGAACTTTATCTCTCTAGGAACATGTTAGATGGGATACCCAATTATCTTGGTAATCTCTGTAGTTTGAAAACTTTTTTCTTCATGAACAACTCTGTTGTTGTCAAATTTCCTGATTTTCTGAAAAACTTGTCAGGATGCACATCGCTTGCATTACAATCATTGGATGCTTCTTATAGCCAATTTACAGGGTCATTATCTGATGACATCCAAAAGTTTTCATCCCTAAATATTTTGAGTCTGTCTCATAATCACTTAAATGGAACTATAAGTGGGAAATTGTGGGAACTACCCAAACTTAAAGTTCTTGACGTCTCTTTCAATTATCTTAGAGGTGCTATCTCTGAAAACATTGGAAAGTCGAAGGCAATTATTATAAATCTTTCGAAAAATTCAATTGAGGGAGTTGCTTCTACAGATCACATGTCAAACCTTTCTCATATAGAGTATGCTGGTATGAGCTCTTGCAAGCTAGGGCCCAATTTCCCCAAATGGATTCAAACATTTAAAAATCTCACCCGTCTTGATATTTCCAACAATGGAATTTCAGACACAATTCCTCTGGGGTTTTGGGACATGTGGCCTTCTAAATTAACACATTTGAATCTCTCTTCCAACAACATCAGTGGGCAGGTACCAGATTTATCATCGAATTTTGACTATCGGTCAGTGATAGATTTGAGTTCCAACAGATTTTATGGTCCGATACCGAATGTTTCTTCCACTCTAGTATCATTAAATCTTTCCAGAAACAAGTTCTCTGGAGAAATTTCCCTTCTATGCCAAATTGTCGGTGGGTTGTTACAATTTCTTGACCTCTCTGATAACTTTCTAACGGGACAACTTCCAGACTGTGTGTGGCATTTCAAAGACCTAAAAGTTCTTAATCTAGGAAACAACTATCTATCTGGAATGCTTCCCACCTCTTTAGGATATTTGGTTCAACTTGAGGCGTTGTATTTATTCAACAACAACTTCTCTGGAGAGTTGTCGTTGTCTCTAAAGAATTGCACCAAGTTAAACTTCTTGGATTTAGGAGCCAACAAGTTTTTTGGGAACATACCTGTTTGGATTGGGGAAAGCTTGTCAGGATTGTATGCTCTTATCCTAAGATCAAACCACTTCTTTGGAACCATCCCTTTGCAGTTATGTCAATTACAAAAGCTCCAAATTCTAGACTTGTCAATGAACCATCTCCATGGAACCATCCCCTCATGTTTGAACAATCTTACAAGCATGGTTCAATACGGATTCTCACAAGTAGACAATGTACATCATCATTTCTCATGGTCTATTGATATATTTAGTTTTGATGCTGCATATGTTGACCATGCGATGATCATGTGGCAAGGAGCTGAACGTGAGTTCATTAGAAATCTTGGATTGTTGAAGAGCATCGATCTgtcaagcaacaatttaacagGAAAAATCCCATATGAACTTACCGATCTCTATGAATTGTTTGCACTAAACTTATCAAAGAACAATATTCTTGGAGAGATCCCATCACAAATTGGTCTGATGAAAAAACTCTTGGCTTTGGATTTATCAAGAAACAATTTGTCAGGAGGGATACCATCAAGTATGACTCAAATGACTTTTTTGGGTTACCTTGACGTGTCATGTAATAACTTGTCAGGAAAAATCCCATCTAGCACTCAGCTCCAGTCTTTTGAACCTTCAAGGTACAATGGGAACACCGGACTATGTGGACCTCCGCTTAACAAAAAATGTCCTGGAGATGAAAAACCTGAAGTGCCACCCGTTATTGGTAGAAGTGAAGGTGATGGGGAAGGTGTAGATGAAGTTGAAAGATGGTTTTATATCGGTGGGGGAACTGGTTTTGTTACTGGATTTTGGATAGCATGTGGTGCTTTACTTCTCAATCGTCAAGGGAGACATGCATTTTTTCAGTTTTATGATAGCTTCAAAGGCTGGGTTTATGCGAAGGTGGTGGTCCTCATTGCAAATTTGCAAAAGGTTGTACATAAATAG
- the LOC111890146 gene encoding uncharacterized protein LOC111890146, with amino-acid sequence MEKLHPAATVTKINNFIPIILEMENAKYASWAELFKIHCQVFQAINHILPNEAPTLEKPTSGTDAAKDKTTTSTHDASWSRVDAIVLQWIYGTISTDLLHTILKPGSTAAQAWTILANIFQDNANSRALFLQTKLTNTKLASFPNVSAYCQEIKVLADQLANVNALVPGQTLVLHLITGLTDEFDGVATFLQQQDPLPDFYTTRSKLIMEEARKANQISPNTSFLAATRPFTATRQHLTATVLHTAAR; translated from the coding sequence ATGGAGAAGTTACACCCTGCTGCAACAGTCACCAAGATCAATAATTTTATTCCAATCATTCTAGAGATGGAAAACGCTAAATATGCGTCATGGGCGGAACTATTCAAAATTCATTGTCAGGTGTTTCAAGCAATCAATCACATCCTTCCAAACGAGGCGCCAACTCTGGAAAAACCAACCTCTGGAACAGATGCTGCCAAAGACAAAACAACCACATCTACACATGATGCTTCTTGGTCAAGAGTAGATGCTATAGTACTTCAATGGATTTATGGTACAATTTCTACTGACTTACTTCACACCATACTCAAGCCAGGTTCCACAGCCGCTCAAGCATGGACTATCCTAGCCAATATATTTCAGGACAATGCTAACTCCAGGGCTCTCTTCCTTCAAACCAAACTGACAAATACAAAACTAGCATCCTTTCCAAACGTGAGTGCTTACTGTCAAGAAATTAAAGTATTGGCAGATCAATTAGCCAATGTTAATGCCCTTGTACCTGGTCAAACTCTTGTTCTCCATCTCATTACCGGACTCACAGACGAGTTTGATGGAGTAGCAACTTTTCTACAACAGCAAGACCCTCTTCCGGATTTCTATACAACCCGATCCAAACTTATTATGGAAGAGGCCAGAAAAGCGAATCAGATCAGCCCTAACACATCATTCTTAGCTGCTACTAGACCCTTTACCGCCACCAGACAACATCTAACTGCTACTGTTCTTCACACCGCTGCTAGATAA
- the LOC111890212 gene encoding protein BUNDLE SHEATH DEFECTIVE 2, chloroplastic, producing MATLSHSSSIHPPLSSSVFCSITSINPSQYIPILNPNKTLLSAVSSYSSKLHLIPPQEHIFDPILLYTSGFKPPLDTQTFLATISVLVAISLSLFLGLKGDPVPCAKCAGNGGTKCVFCNDGKMKMETGSVECKVCKGAGLILCKKCAGSGYSKRL from the exons ATGGCGACACTTTCTCACTCCTCTTCAATCCATCCTCCATTGTCGTCCTCAGTCTTCTGCTCAATAACCTCCATTAACCCCTCACAATACATCCCAATTTTAAACCCTAACAAAACCCTTTTGTCCGCCGTTTCTTCTTACTCGTCCAAGCTCCATTTAATTCCTCCACAAGAACACATTTTTGATCCCATTTTATTATACACGAGTGGATTCAAACCCCCTTTGGATACTCAAACGTTTCTTGCCACAATCAGCGTTTTGGTTGCGATTTCCCTCTCACTGtttcttggtctcaag GGAGATCCAGTTCCTTGTGCAAAATGTGCTGGAAATG GTGGCACAAAATGTGTTTTCTGTAATGATGGGAAGATGAAAATGGAAACAGGCTCAGTTGAGTGTAAAGTATGCAAGGGTGCAG GATTGATACTATGCAAGAAGTGTGCAGGTTCTGGATATTCAAAACGTTTATGA